A genomic segment from Paenibacillus sp. FSL K6-1096 encodes:
- a CDS encoding sugar phosphate nucleotidyltransferase → MKGVILAGGTGTRLYPLTRLMNKHLLPVGKYPMVCYGIERLRQAGITDILLVISKQSAGQYTDFLGSGAEFGVSLTYKIQEAAGGIAEALELAEGFILPGERFVVLLGDNLFIDELGPYVENYMQQPEGTAKVLLKPVEDARRYGVPVFDSADASLIAYIEEKPEQPKTKFCVTGIYMYDEAVFDIIRRVSPSRRGELEITDVNNIYAAERKLSYDVLQGWWSDAGTFQSLREAGEKLRDTLP, encoded by the coding sequence GTGAAAGGAGTCATATTGGCGGGCGGAACCGGAACAAGGCTATATCCGCTGACCCGGCTTATGAACAAACATTTGCTTCCGGTCGGCAAATACCCTATGGTGTGCTATGGGATCGAACGGCTGCGCCAGGCGGGAATTACCGATATTCTCCTGGTCATCAGCAAGCAGTCTGCAGGACAGTATACTGACTTTTTGGGCAGCGGCGCGGAATTTGGCGTATCTCTGACTTACAAAATCCAGGAGGCGGCAGGCGGCATTGCGGAAGCGCTGGAGCTGGCGGAAGGATTCATTCTGCCCGGTGAACGTTTTGTCGTGCTGCTGGGCGATAATTTGTTTATAGATGAACTGGGCCCCTACGTGGAAAATTATATGCAGCAGCCGGAGGGAACGGCCAAGGTGCTCCTGAAGCCGGTCGAGGATGCGCGGAGATACGGGGTTCCGGTGTTTGACAGCGCAGATGCCTCCCTGATTGCTTATATTGAAGAGAAGCCGGAGCAGCCGAAGACGAAATTCTGCGTGACCGGCATATATATGTACGATGAAGCGGTATTCGATATTATCCGCCGTGTGTCACCTTCAAGAAGAGGAGAGCTGGAGATCACCGATGTGAACAATATCTATGCCGCCGAGCGCAAGCTGAGCTATGATGTGCTGCAAGGCTGGTGGAGTGACGCGGGAACCTTCCAGTCTCTGCGCGAAGCCGGCGAGAAGCTGCGGGATACGCTGCCCTGA
- a CDS encoding glycosyltransferase family 2 protein produces the protein MTLTSIIIPTYNRLGLLRSCVESIRAYTRSAYEIIVVDNASDDGTEAYCRESKLTFISLPENRGFPQACNLGLQLAAGDELLLLNNDVIVSQGWLDNLKRALYSASDIGIVGPVTNYASGRQQVQTSYTDIAGYHAEAARANLPDAAKWMETRRVVGLCFLFTRQLMDTIGLLDERYSPGHYEDDDYCYRARLQGYRLLIAGDCLVHHEGSASFREVYSASLQELVERNRRIFMEKWQVDPSQFI, from the coding sequence ATGACACTGACCAGCATTATTATTCCAACCTATAACAGACTCGGGCTGTTGCGCTCCTGTGTTGAATCAATCAGGGCCTACACCCGGTCTGCTTATGAAATTATTGTAGTGGACAATGCCTCGGATGACGGTACAGAAGCCTATTGCCGCGAGAGCAAGCTGACGTTCATCTCCCTGCCGGAGAACCGCGGGTTCCCGCAGGCCTGCAATCTGGGGCTGCAGCTGGCGGCGGGCGATGAGCTGCTGCTGCTGAACAATGATGTCATCGTGTCGCAGGGCTGGCTGGATAATCTGAAAAGAGCTTTGTACAGTGCTTCCGATATCGGAATTGTCGGACCGGTGACGAATTATGCCAGCGGCCGGCAGCAGGTGCAGACCAGCTATACGGACATTGCCGGGTATCATGCCGAGGCGGCCCGGGCGAATCTCCCGGATGCGGCGAAATGGATGGAGACCCGGAGGGTGGTCGGCCTGTGCTTTTTGTTCACAAGACAGCTTATGGATACCATCGGCCTGCTCGATGAACGGTATTCGCCGGGCCATTACGAAGACGACGATTACTGCTACCGCGCCCGGCTGCAGGGCTACCGGCTGCTGATTGCCGGAGACTGTCTGGTTCATCACGAAGGCAGCGCCAGCTTCAGGGAGGTCTATTCCGCTTCGCTGCAGGAGCTGGTGGAGCGTAACCGCAGGATTTTTATGGAGAAGTGGCAAGTGGACCCGTCGCAGTTCATCTGA
- a CDS encoding glycosyltransferase family A protein — protein sequence MMAEQELSVSGLSSAGRRASGRKGSSGRTASGGPARGTAKAAKRSVRRRPAGPGPRRSRSGRTSGPGYAVRISPAWRGSLSVIISARNEEQTLPKLLEQVMRLRPLEIIVVLNGCSDRSFQRTRLCPQAMVVCLPEPAGHDVGRALGAKLSRGELLLFLDGDMVIPAGQLTPFVAAVDQGVDVALNDLDPLLPPFGLSDAVTRCKLYLNQVLGRPDLGVSSMTAVPHALSRRALERIGYRELMVPPKALALSILGRLRVEKAGAVNVIKQNRLRQGNTGAGNAIERLIAGDHAEALAWVIAEQRSGGQLTAENLQEHRRQIAAWRNAL from the coding sequence ATGATGGCAGAGCAGGAACTATCCGTCAGCGGATTGTCTTCAGCGGGACGCAGGGCTTCCGGGCGCAAAGGCTCTTCAGGCCGCACCGCGTCCGGCGGCCCGGCGCGGGGGACGGCTAAGGCTGCCAAGCGGTCCGTCCGCCGCAGACCGGCCGGGCCCGGACCGCGGCGCTCCCGGTCCGGGCGGACATCCGGACCCGGGTATGCGGTCCGGATCTCTCCCGCCTGGCGCGGCTCGCTGTCGGTCATTATCTCGGCAAGGAATGAGGAGCAGACCTTGCCGAAGCTGCTGGAGCAGGTAATGCGGCTCCGGCCGCTGGAGATTATTGTGGTGCTGAACGGCTGCAGTGACCGCAGCTTTCAGCGTACCCGGCTGTGCCCGCAGGCGATGGTTGTCTGCCTGCCGGAACCGGCCGGGCATGATGTCGGACGTGCGCTGGGCGCGAAGCTCAGCCGGGGAGAGCTGCTGCTTTTTCTGGACGGGGATATGGTCATTCCTGCCGGGCAGCTGACTCCGTTCGTAGCGGCGGTAGACCAGGGGGTAGATGTGGCGCTTAATGATCTGGACCCCCTGCTGCCGCCATTTGGCTTAAGTGATGCGGTTACCCGCTGCAAGCTGTATCTGAATCAGGTGCTCGGCCGCCCTGATCTCGGGGTCAGCTCTATGACGGCTGTTCCCCATGCATTGTCCCGCCGGGCGCTGGAGAGAATCGGTTACCGTGAGCTGATGGTTCCGCCGAAGGCGCTGGCACTCTCCATTCTGGGAAGGCTGCGGGTGGAAAAGGCCGGAGCGGTGAATGTGATTAAGCAGAACCGGCTCCGCCAGGGCAACACGGGGGCCGGCAACGCTATAGAACGGCTCATAGCAGGCGACCATGCTGAAGCGCTGGCCTGGGTGATTGCCGAGCAGCGGTCCGGCGGACAGCTGACGGCAGAGAACCTGCAGGAGCACCGCAGACAGATCGCTGCCTGGAGGAACGCTCTATGA
- a CDS encoding glycosyltransferase, with protein sequence MKPRRTSARRTGRRAARPARRPVIRPIPSAVPPAVNHPEPYVSVIIPAMNEEQTIEAVIAGARGVHPRCEVIVIVNGSADRTAELARSCGAKVMVYEQPLGHDVGRSLGAAAAKGEVLLFTDGDLVIPAPKLRPFVTAVSGGADLALNDYSGPVRGRLPHPVVLSKHVLNLLLGRPDLKGCSITAVPHAISRRALEVLGSGGLSRPPLAHAQAVLNGLAVTAVQHVPVGRMNAVRRKVSGSDPLQEIILRDHLEAAALVLEHKGGRAGFGDGTRRREWVR encoded by the coding sequence ATGAAGCCTAGACGAACATCTGCCCGCCGCACTGGACGCCGGGCAGCCCGGCCGGCACGGCGGCCGGTGATCCGGCCGATTCCCTCTGCCGTGCCGCCTGCGGTGAATCACCCTGAGCCTTACGTATCGGTGATTATCCCCGCGATGAATGAAGAGCAGACCATTGAAGCAGTGATTGCCGGAGCCAGAGGCGTTCATCCCCGCTGTGAGGTTATTGTGATTGTTAACGGATCTGCTGACCGGACAGCAGAACTTGCTCGCTCCTGCGGAGCGAAGGTCATGGTGTATGAGCAGCCCCTCGGGCATGATGTCGGGCGCAGCTTAGGCGCTGCGGCGGCCAAGGGAGAGGTTCTGTTGTTCACCGACGGGGATCTGGTCATTCCTGCCCCCAAGCTGCGGCCTTTCGTGACAGCGGTCAGCGGCGGGGCGGACCTGGCGCTCAACGATTATTCCGGTCCGGTCCGGGGCAGGCTCCCGCATCCGGTGGTGCTCTCCAAGCATGTGCTTAACCTTCTGCTTGGAAGGCCTGACCTGAAGGGCTGCTCCATTACAGCCGTCCCCCATGCCATCAGCCGCAGAGCCCTGGAGGTTCTGGGCAGCGGGGGGCTGTCGCGGCCTCCGCTTGCCCATGCGCAGGCGGTGCTGAACGGTCTGGCGGTGACGGCGGTGCAGCACGTGCCTGTAGGCAGGATGAACGCCGTCCGGCGGAAGGTGAGCGGCAGCGATCCCCTGCAGGAGATCATCCTGCGGGATCATCTGGAGGCTGCGGCCCTGGTGCTGGAACACAAGGGAGGCCGGGCGGGCTTCGGTGACGGTACCCGGCGAAGGGAATGGGTGAGATGA
- a CDS encoding WIAG-tail domain, with the protein MKSPKRNQHRRSKKPLYFVDDPNTTELSMLNSSPRTQEDRASAEVKAAADQDEALQVSGVAAELVRQPLIDQENIQETAPAEEPLNEGTVTIFEATAAAPVEKERLQPVYTDDLSDAAVTGAKIAPRTIDGSKLKHGIIGTPWLQDYAVQSINLADKAVTSSKIAPESVTGEHLAESSISGGKLLDHSIGGEKLKDSSIGPEKLADRIIGGGHIADGAISSRHLSECIITAELLDDGAVTGEKILSSSIVSRHISNGSIDRSKLADEAVSGDKIADGEVSSAKLADAVIESRHVGEGVITAKHLAPGAIGREQLAARLIGKDQLQPGIIDSGHLADGAVGSRQIAAKGIRSQHLGPESVTAEHIAEGEIGSRHLADRSISFVKLAEGAVGTTQLIEQAVTSSKIADQSILPHKLADEAVTTRHIAKSAVRGPQIALQAVTSAHLAREAVDNSHLAPESVGSAELQEHSVQTVHLARGAVTEEQLGYEAVTGEHLSPQSITAAKLADGSITSAKLANGAVGGYIIAKEAVSGEHIAVCAVEEKHLADRSISSRALQEEAVDAGHLASGAIERRHLGDNSVTSSALQAGSVTGDKLSSGAVKEAHLAAAIVQPHHLADYAVTSLKLSPESVTTDKLGDLSVTSVKLADGSVSAEKLAASAVQGEHLSAGAVGPDSLSNLAVQGRHLAPGSVGGAQIRPMSIGNGHILPSSISSIQIQDGSIGAAKLADGAVASRHLAPDSVDGSHLAEASVEGRHLTDGAIALAHLAEEVRSAQILPDGSIGPEKLAPAAVESVHLADDSVQTVHLAQDVVEGRHIRAGEITLAHLAEETRTADLLPDGSITGSKLGAGAVGAYHLAAGSVYGGHLAAGAVDSRHLRSGSILREHLAQEVLSAELLPDGSIDSVKLAAGAVSSLNLQQESIYGEHLVDAIVQERHLRPGLIKLAHLAEEVRSAGLLPDGSIGGNKLAAGAVGSFHLAAGSVYGGHLAADAVDSRHLRPGSIQLEHLAKETLSAELLPDGSIDSVKLAAGAVHTQHLQPQSIDGIHLADGAIQERHLESGIIGLAHLAEEVRSAELLPDGSIDSRKLGIEAVGSLHLQPQSVDAEHLADGAVQAQHVGAGVIRLAHLAEEVRSAELLPDGSIRGSKLAAGSVGTVHLASGSVYGGHLAPEAVDSCHLRAGSIHREHLAGDVVISEQLPDSSITGGKLAPGSIGSRELAEGAVSHSALQNEAVDGSKISAFAIRSRHLGEDSVHSQHIVKGAVTRDHLAPDSIDGHHIRAGSIQPEHLAEDVITAEQLPDGSITGGKLASGSIGARELAEGAVGRSGLQDEAVDGSKISAFAIRSRHLGEDSVHSQHIVKGAVTGDHLAPDSIDGHHIRAGSIRPEHLAEDVITAEQLPDGSITGGKLAPGSIGPRELAEGAVSHSALQNEAVDGSKISAFAIQSRHLEEDSVQSYHIVEGAVTGEHLAPDIIDGHHIRAGSIRPEHLAGDALTAEQLPDGSITGGKLASGSIGARELAEGAVGRSGLQDEAVDGSKISSFAVQSRHLDEDSVHSHHIVQGAVTGDHLAPGSVNPEHLSFRPVQSAGNRDVLQQFGMTAFMFNGDAQSVEVTVSFDESFGHTGYVLVAMTNQPYFHASLKNRAGAEAVIEVVRLRETQHFYGVLSWIALGTPLGRPAADHRAFD; encoded by the coding sequence ATGAAGAGTCCCAAACGAAATCAGCACCGCCGTTCCAAAAAACCGCTTTATTTCGTCGATGATCCCAATACAACTGAACTTAGCATGTTGAACAGCAGTCCCAGAACACAGGAAGACAGAGCTTCTGCTGAGGTGAAGGCCGCTGCAGACCAGGATGAGGCGCTGCAGGTTAGCGGGGTGGCGGCAGAGCTGGTCCGGCAACCCTTGATTGATCAGGAGAATATTCAGGAAACAGCACCGGCAGAGGAACCGCTGAATGAAGGCACAGTGACTATATTTGAAGCAACCGCGGCAGCTCCTGTAGAAAAAGAGCGTCTCCAGCCGGTATACACCGACGACCTCTCCGACGCTGCCGTTACCGGTGCGAAGATTGCCCCCCGGACCATAGACGGCTCCAAGCTGAAGCATGGCATCATTGGCACGCCATGGCTGCAGGACTACGCTGTGCAGAGCATCAACCTTGCGGACAAGGCGGTAACCTCCTCCAAGATTGCGCCGGAATCGGTTACCGGCGAGCATCTGGCGGAGAGCAGCATCAGCGGAGGGAAGCTGCTTGATCATTCGATCGGCGGCGAGAAGCTGAAGGATAGCAGCATCGGTCCCGAGAAGCTGGCGGACCGGATTATCGGCGGAGGGCATATTGCCGACGGGGCGATCAGCAGCAGGCATCTCAGTGAATGCATCATCACGGCGGAGCTGCTGGACGACGGGGCGGTGACCGGCGAGAAAATACTCAGCAGCAGCATTGTCAGCCGCCATATCAGCAACGGCAGCATAGACCGCTCCAAGCTGGCGGATGAAGCAGTATCCGGCGACAAAATTGCCGACGGCGAAGTCAGCAGCGCCAAGCTGGCCGACGCAGTTATCGAGAGCCGGCATGTGGGCGAAGGCGTCATTACCGCTAAGCATCTGGCACCGGGTGCGATCGGACGGGAACAGCTGGCTGCGCGGCTCATCGGCAAGGACCAGCTTCAGCCCGGCATTATCGACAGCGGGCATCTCGCGGACGGAGCTGTCGGCTCACGGCAGATCGCAGCGAAGGGAATCCGCAGCCAGCATCTGGGTCCCGAGAGTGTGACTGCGGAGCATATCGCCGAAGGGGAGATCGGCAGCCGGCATCTGGCCGACCGCAGCATTTCCTTCGTGAAGCTGGCGGAGGGTGCAGTCGGCACAACCCAATTGATCGAGCAGGCGGTCACCTCCTCCAAAATTGCCGACCAGAGCATTCTGCCCCATAAGCTGGCGGACGAAGCAGTTACGACACGCCATATTGCCAAATCCGCTGTACGCGGTCCGCAGATCGCCCTGCAGGCGGTTACCTCCGCACACCTGGCCCGCGAAGCGGTGGATAATTCCCATCTGGCCCCGGAATCCGTAGGCTCAGCCGAGCTGCAGGAGCATTCCGTACAGACCGTTCATCTGGCGAGAGGTGCGGTTACCGAAGAACAGCTGGGCTATGAAGCCGTGACCGGCGAGCATCTGAGCCCGCAGAGTATCACCGCAGCCAAGCTGGCTGACGGCAGCATTACCTCGGCTAAACTGGCCAATGGTGCAGTCGGCGGTTATATCATTGCCAAAGAGGCGGTAAGCGGCGAGCATATTGCTGTCTGTGCTGTGGAAGAGAAGCATCTGGCGGACAGAAGCATCAGCAGCCGGGCACTGCAGGAGGAAGCGGTCGATGCCGGCCATCTGGCGTCCGGTGCCATCGAGCGCCGCCATCTCGGAGACAATAGCGTAACCTCCTCTGCCCTGCAGGCCGGCTCGGTTACGGGAGATAAGCTGTCCTCCGGTGCCGTGAAGGAAGCTCATCTCGCAGCCGCAATCGTGCAGCCCCATCATCTGGCCGACTATGCCGTAACCTCACTCAAGCTGTCGCCGGAGAGTGTCACGACAGATAAGCTGGGCGATCTGTCCGTTACCTCCGTCAAGCTGGCGGACGGCAGTGTAAGTGCGGAGAAGCTGGCAGCATCCGCGGTACAGGGCGAGCATCTGTCGGCAGGGGCAGTGGGCCCGGATTCCCTCAGCAATCTGGCGGTCCAGGGCAGACATCTGGCACCGGGCAGCGTAGGTGGAGCACAGATTCGGCCGATGTCCATCGGCAATGGACATATTCTGCCAAGCTCGATATCCTCCATCCAGATTCAGGACGGCAGCATTGGTGCCGCCAAGCTGGCGGACGGGGCGGTCGCTTCCCGTCACCTGGCCCCGGATAGCGTGGACGGCAGCCATTTGGCTGAAGCATCGGTAGAAGGGCGGCATCTCACAGATGGAGCCATCGCTCTTGCGCATCTGGCAGAGGAGGTGCGCAGCGCACAGATTCTGCCGGACGGCAGCATCGGGCCGGAGAAGCTGGCCCCGGCTGCTGTGGAATCAGTTCATTTAGCAGATGACAGTGTGCAGACGGTTCATTTGGCCCAGGATGTTGTGGAAGGCCGTCATATCCGGGCAGGTGAAATTACGCTTGCCCATCTGGCTGAGGAGACACGCACAGCCGATCTTCTGCCGGATGGCAGCATTACAGGAAGCAAGCTGGGGGCCGGAGCCGTGGGGGCCTATCACCTGGCTGCGGGAAGTGTATATGGCGGACATCTGGCCGCCGGCGCTGTCGACAGCCGTCATCTCCGCTCCGGCAGCATTCTGCGTGAGCATCTGGCACAGGAGGTACTGAGTGCAGAGCTGCTGCCGGATGGCAGTATAGACAGCGTGAAGCTGGCCGCCGGTGCGGTGAGCTCGCTGAATCTGCAGCAGGAGAGTATCTATGGCGAGCATCTGGTCGACGCCATTGTCCAGGAACGGCATCTGCGCCCCGGCTTGATCAAGCTGGCCCATCTGGCGGAGGAAGTGCGGAGCGCCGGATTGCTCCCGGACGGCAGCATTGGCGGAAACAAACTGGCCGCTGGCGCGGTAGGCTCCTTCCATCTGGCGGCGGGCAGTGTGTATGGAGGCCATCTGGCCGCGGATGCAGTCGACAGCCGTCATCTGCGCCCGGGCAGCATCCAGCTTGAACATCTGGCGAAGGAGACGCTGAGTGCAGAGCTGCTGCCGGACGGCAGCATCGACAGCGTGAAGCTGGCCGCCGGTGCCGTGCATACGCAGCATCTGCAGCCGCAGAGCATAGACGGGATTCATCTCGCAGACGGGGCTATACAGGAACGGCATCTGGAGTCAGGAATCATAGGGCTTGCCCATCTCGCGGAGGAAGTGCGGAGTGCAGAGCTGCTGCCGGATGGCAGTATAGATAGCAGGAAGCTGGGCATAGAAGCCGTAGGCTCGCTGCATCTGCAGCCGCAGAGCGTGGATGCAGAACATCTGGCAGACGGGGCTGTCCAGGCGCAACATGTGGGGGCCGGAGTCATCAGGCTGGCCCATCTGGCAGAGGAGGTACGGAGTGCAGAGCTGCTGCCGGACGGCAGTATTAGAGGAAGCAAACTGGCGGCAGGCTCCGTAGGCACTGTCCATCTGGCCTCCGGCAGCGTCTACGGCGGGCATCTGGCTCCTGAAGCTGTGGATAGCTGCCATCTCCGTGCAGGCAGCATCCACCGTGAGCATCTGGCCGGCGATGTTGTGATCTCCGAGCAGCTCCCCGACAGCAGCATTACCGGCGGGAAGCTGGCTCCCGGCAGCATTGGCTCAAGAGAGCTGGCTGAAGGCGCAGTTAGCCATTCCGCGCTGCAGAATGAGGCGGTAGACGGTTCCAAAATCAGCGCCTTCGCCATCCGGTCCCGCCATCTCGGCGAAGACAGTGTGCACAGCCAGCACATCGTCAAAGGGGCGGTGACCAGGGACCATCTGGCGCCGGACAGCATTGACGGGCATCATATCCGCGCCGGCAGCATCCAGCCGGAGCATCTGGCGGAAGATGTAATAACCGCAGAGCAGCTCCCGGACGGCAGTATTACCGGCGGGAAGCTGGCTTCCGGCAGTATCGGGGCCAGAGAGCTGGCTGAAGGCGCGGTAGGCCGGTCCGGATTACAGGATGAGGCGGTGGACGGTTCCAAAATCAGCGCCTTCGCCATCCGGTCCCGCCATCTCGGCGAAGACAGTGTGCACAGCCAGCACATCGTCAAAGGGGCGGTGACCGGGGACCATCTGGCGCCGGACAGCATTGACGGGCATCATATCCGCGCCGGCAGCATCCGGCCGGAGCATCTGGCGGAAGATGTAATAACCGCAGAGCAGCTCCCGGACGGCAGTATTACCGGCGGGAAGCTGGCTCCCGGCAGCATTGGACCAAGAGAGCTGGCTGAAGGCGCAGTTAGCCATTCCGCGCTGCAGAATGAGGCGGTAGACGGTTCCAAAATCAGCGCCTTCGCTATCCAGTCCCGGCATCTGGAAGAGGACAGCGTGCAGAGCTATCACATTGTCGAGGGAGCGGTGACCGGGGAGCATCTGGCACCAGACATTATTGACGGGCATCATATCCGCGCCGGCAGCATCCGGCCGGAGCATCTGGCTGGAGATGCGCTGACTGCAGAGCAGCTCCCGGACGGCAGTATTACCGGCGGGAAGCTGGCTTCCGGCAGTATCGGGGCCAGAGAGCTGGCTGAAGGCGCGGTAGGCCGGTCCGGATTGCAGGATGAGGCGGTGGACGGTTCCAAAATCAGCTCCTTCGCAGTCCAGTCCCGCCACCTCGACGAAGACAGCGTACACAGCCATCATATTGTCCAGGGGGCGGTGACCGGAGACCATCTCGCTCCCGGATCGGTGAACCCGGAGCATCTGAGCTTCCGTCCGGTGCAGAGTGCCGGGAACCGGGATGTCCTGCAGCAGTTTGGTATGACGGCGTTTATGTTTAACGGCGATGCCCAGAGCGTTGAGGTTACGGTATCTTTTGACGAGAGCTTCGGCCATACCGGCTATGTGCTGGTCGCCATGACCAATCAGCCGTACTTCCATGCCTCGCTGAAGAACAGGGCAGGTGCAGAGGCGGTGATTGAAGTGGTGCGGCTGCGCGAGACCCAGCATTTCTATGGCGTGCTGTCCTGGATTGCCCTCGGGACTCCGCTGGGCAGACCTGCAGCAGACCACCGTGCTTTTGACTGA
- a CDS encoding YheC/YheD family protein, with protein sequence MGQTLVGILLNAAMHGGVPRLRTGQESLANYEEAAAAYGLTPCFVKLSDIDTQSGFSSVYIKKGAQGYRRQVVPTPEIIHNRAIYDPHSSGVERLLQQGIQVYNRCNRYGKDQIHALLEQNRELQAALPATSSGLSGLKEMMDRYPDLILKPCRGSVGNGVMRLTRSSGGRWIWSYSPAGRGRWFHRPVRPDVLPQALRARLAAVPYLVQERIPLAEIGGRPFDLRVSVQRGWGGAWQVTGMFAKLAAPGGFVSNIARGGEALKTSLALEKAFSGEEAARIRMSVLSLSLAIARELEQSLPGLADLGLDIGVTKQGSLYFIECNGRDQRYGFRKAGLSGVWKDSYRQPMGYARYLHEAALRMNSY encoded by the coding sequence ATGGGGCAAACGCTCGTTGGGATACTGCTAAATGCTGCTATGCACGGGGGCGTCCCCCGGCTGAGAACCGGACAGGAGTCTCTGGCCAACTATGAAGAGGCTGCTGCCGCATACGGGTTAACCCCTTGCTTTGTGAAGCTGTCCGACATCGATACACAGTCCGGCTTCAGCAGTGTCTATATAAAAAAGGGTGCACAGGGATACCGGCGGCAGGTGGTCCCGACACCGGAGATCATCCACAACCGGGCGATCTATGATCCGCACAGCAGCGGTGTAGAGCGGCTGCTCCAGCAAGGGATTCAGGTCTATAACAGGTGCAACCGCTATGGCAAGGATCAGATCCACGCCCTGCTGGAGCAGAACCGGGAGCTGCAGGCGGCACTGCCTGCCACTTCATCCGGATTATCCGGCTTAAAAGAGATGATGGACCGCTATCCCGATCTCATCCTCAAGCCCTGCCGGGGCAGCGTCGGCAACGGCGTGATGCGTCTGACCCGCAGCAGCGGGGGAAGGTGGATCTGGAGCTATTCCCCTGCCGGCAGAGGGCGCTGGTTCCACCGTCCGGTTCGTCCGGATGTGCTCCCCCAGGCTCTCCGTGCCCGCCTCGCTGCCGTACCTTATCTGGTTCAGGAGCGGATTCCGCTGGCTGAGATCGGCGGCCGTCCCTTCGATCTGCGCGTATCTGTGCAGCGGGGCTGGGGCGGGGCGTGGCAGGTAACCGGCATGTTCGCCAAGCTCGCTGCGCCGGGCGGCTTCGTCTCCAATATTGCCAGGGGAGGGGAGGCCCTGAAGACGTCACTCGCACTGGAGAAGGCGTTCTCCGGGGAGGAGGCAGCCAGAATCCGTATGTCCGTCCTCTCCCTGAGCCTCGCTATCGCGCGGGAGCTGGAGCAGAGCCTGCCGGGCCTGGCAGATCTCGGTCTGGACATCGGGGTGACGAAGCAGGGGAGCCTCTATTTCATCGAATGCAACGGACGCGACCAGCGTTACGGGTTCCGCAAGGCCGGGCTCAGCGGAGTCTGGAAAGACAGCTACCGGCAGCCTATGGGCTATGCCAGATATCTGCATGAAGCAGCATTAAGAATGAACTCTTATTGA
- the asd gene encoding archaetidylserine decarboxylase (Phosphatidylserine decarboxylase is synthesized as a single chain precursor. Generation of the pyruvoyl active site from a Ser is coupled to cleavage of a Gly-Ser bond between the larger (beta) and smaller (alpha chains). It is an integral membrane protein.), which translates to MVKQLLRLMTELSSHRWLSRLMGAFSHSRLSRFMIPVFIRSYGIPAAEAEKAAGEYRTLNEFFSRRLKPGMRPVASGDHAVASPVDAMITAMGEINCGTIMNVKGQDYTLEDLLNHSPHLELYKKGYYFVLYLSPTDYHRIHSPLTGQLRESDYIRGRAYPVNDFGMRHMKSVLSRNERLITYIAGSYGETAVVKVGAMNVSSIRYTDEAATEWQRGDDLAYFEFGSTVVLLMESGTFTPRPGLAPDTKVKMGELLGEMRRPV; encoded by the coding sequence ATGGTTAAACAATTGCTGCGGCTGATGACCGAGCTGTCCTCGCACAGATGGCTTTCCCGCTTGATGGGGGCTTTTTCCCACAGCAGACTTAGCCGCTTTATGATTCCGGTATTCATTCGTTCCTATGGTATTCCGGCGGCCGAGGCAGAGAAGGCTGCGGGCGAATACCGCACACTGAATGAATTCTTCAGCCGCCGCCTGAAGCCGGGAATGCGCCCGGTGGCCAGTGGTGACCATGCGGTAGCCAGTCCGGTGGACGCGATGATTACGGCCATGGGCGAGATCAACTGCGGAACAATAATGAATGTGAAGGGGCAGGATTACACGCTGGAGGATTTGCTTAATCACTCGCCACACCTCGAACTGTATAAAAAGGGCTATTATTTCGTCCTCTACCTGAGTCCTACCGATTATCACCGGATTCATTCCCCGTTAACCGGACAGCTGCGGGAGAGCGACTATATCCGCGGACGGGCTTACCCCGTGAATGATTTCGGGATGCGGCATATGAAGAGTGTCCTGAGCCGCAACGAGCGGCTGATTACTTATATTGCCGGCAGCTACGGCGAGACCGCCGTGGTCAAGGTAGGCGCAATGAATGTCAGCAGCATCCGCTACACCGACGAAGCCGCCACAGAGTGGCAGCGGGGCGACGACCTGGCTTATTTCGAATTCGGCTCGACGGTCGTCCTGCTGATGGAGAGCGGCACCTTCACCCCGCGCCCGGGCCTGGCCCCGGACACCAAGGTGAAGATGGGCGAGCTGCTGGGTGAGATGCGGCGGCCGGTATAA